A single region of the Pseudomonas sp. B21-023 genome encodes:
- the selB gene encoding selenocysteine-specific translation elongation factor encodes MIVGTAGHIDHGKTALLQALTGQAGDTRREERDRGMTIDLGYRYAALAQGAPLTGFIDVPGHERFIHNMLAGAHGIDLVLLVVAADDGVMPQTREHLSIIELLGIPQALVVISKCDRVEPSRLSEVRAQIIELLAPGPYAGARQFAVSSLSGEGIDALREALLAAEAHVRQRSVRGGFRLAVDRAFAVSGAGVVVTGTALAGQVSVGDTLLLGKAGKAVRVRGLHAQNQAALVAAAGQRVALNISAEKLSAEQVHRGDWLVPEWLHAPSVRVDIDFTLLPGETRAFEHFSAVHVHLGTQDVTARVALLEGERLAAGQRMFAQLLLNAPLQAVHGDRLVLRDQRAQRTLGGGRVLDPFAPSRQRRSEARLRQLQVLRDADNLEQALSALLEAAPGGLEPRRLERQFNRLRESWQLPDSVLVIATRQGQLLFDHLQWQALKRQVLERLAQFHAQEPDQLGPDRDRLRRFTALPLERPAFVSLLDELLGAGAISSSGPWLHLPDHRVQLSDADSALWERLLPRLLAGEFDPPWVRTLAGEEGCEEADVRLLLRKLARLGLVHQVVRDLFYPEATLRRMAELLLRQAATSPIVQVAAFRDGLAIGRKRSVQILEYFDRIGLTRRVGDLRQVRADSALAQPQHGP; translated from the coding sequence GTGATTGTCGGGACTGCCGGCCACATCGACCATGGCAAGACCGCGCTGCTCCAGGCCCTGACCGGCCAGGCCGGCGACACCCGCCGGGAGGAGCGCGACCGGGGCATGACCATCGACCTCGGCTATCGCTACGCGGCGCTGGCGCAAGGGGCGCCGCTGACAGGCTTCATCGATGTGCCGGGCCACGAGCGGTTTATCCACAATATGCTGGCCGGTGCCCATGGCATCGACCTGGTACTGCTGGTGGTGGCCGCCGACGATGGGGTGATGCCGCAGACCCGTGAGCACCTCTCGATCATCGAGTTGCTGGGGATTCCCCAGGCGCTGGTGGTGATCAGCAAGTGCGACCGGGTCGAGCCGTCGCGGTTGAGTGAAGTCCGGGCCCAGATCATCGAACTGCTCGCGCCCGGCCCCTACGCCGGGGCCAGGCAGTTTGCGGTTTCGAGCCTGTCCGGCGAGGGCATCGACGCCCTGCGCGAGGCTTTGCTGGCGGCTGAAGCGCATGTTCGCCAGCGCAGCGTGCGTGGCGGTTTCCGTCTGGCGGTAGACCGAGCTTTCGCGGTTTCCGGAGCGGGAGTCGTGGTCACCGGCACGGCGCTGGCCGGGCAGGTCAGCGTCGGCGATACCTTGCTGCTCGGCAAGGCCGGCAAAGCGGTGCGGGTGCGTGGCCTGCATGCCCAGAACCAGGCAGCCCTGGTCGCCGCAGCCGGGCAGCGGGTGGCCTTGAACATCAGCGCGGAAAAGCTCTCGGCCGAGCAGGTGCATCGTGGCGACTGGCTTGTGCCGGAGTGGCTGCATGCGCCCAGCGTGCGGGTCGATATCGACTTCACCCTGCTGCCGGGTGAAACCCGCGCCTTCGAGCATTTCAGCGCAGTGCACGTGCACCTGGGCACACAGGATGTCACCGCCCGGGTTGCCTTGCTCGAAGGTGAGCGGCTCGCCGCCGGCCAGCGCATGTTTGCCCAGTTGCTGCTCAATGCCCCGCTGCAGGCGGTGCATGGGGATCGTCTGGTGCTGCGTGACCAACGCGCCCAGCGCACGCTGGGTGGTGGGCGTGTGCTCGACCCGTTCGCCCCGAGCCGGCAACGGCGCAGCGAAGCGCGCTTGCGTCAGTTGCAGGTGCTGCGCGACGCCGACAATCTCGAGCAAGCGTTGTCGGCCCTGCTCGAGGCGGCCCCCGGCGGTCTCGAGCCCCGGCGTCTGGAGCGCCAGTTCAACCGCCTGCGCGAGAGCTGGCAGTTGCCGGATTCGGTGCTGGTGATTGCCACCCGTCAAGGGCAGCTGTTGTTCGATCACTTACAGTGGCAGGCACTCAAGCGACAGGTGCTGGAGCGTCTGGCGCAGTTCCATGCGCAAGAGCCCGACCAGCTTGGCCCGGACCGGGACCGCTTGCGCCGCTTTACCGCCTTGCCATTGGAGCGCCCCGCGTTTGTCAGCTTGCTCGATGAGCTGCTGGGCGCAGGTGCGATCAGCAGCAGCGGCCCCTGGTTGCACCTGCCGGACCACCGGGTCCAGTTGAGCGACGCGGACAGCGCGTTGTGGGAGCGTCTGTTGCCGCGCTTGTTGGCAGGTGAGTTCGACCCGCCCTGGGTACGGACCCTGGCCGGCGAGGAGGGTTGCGAAGAGGCGGATGTCCGGCTGTTGTTGCGCAAGCTGGCCCGGTTGGGCCTGGTGCATCAGGTGGTGCGTGACCTGTTCTACCCGGAGGCGACGCTCAGGCGCATGGCGGAGCTGCTGTTGCGCCAGGCTGCGACTTCGCCGATAGTGCAGGTCGCGGCGTTTCGCGATGGTTTGGCCATCGGTCGCAAGCGCAGTGTGCAGATACTCGAGTACTTCGACCGCATCGGCCTGACTCGACGGGTCGGTGACCTGCGGCAGGTTCGTGCCGACAGCGCCCTGGCCCAACCGCAACACGGGCCCTGA